From Echinicola jeungdonensis, the proteins below share one genomic window:
- a CDS encoding GxxExxY protein gives MEDQLTKEVIGAAIDIHKELGPGLLESAYQTCLGYELRSKGLEVKRELKLPVVYKELELDQGYRIDLLVNNKLVIETKTVEALNDVHLAQILTYMKFGNYRTGLLLNFHVKRMVEGIKRVVL, from the coding sequence ATGGAAGATCAACTCACAAAAGAGGTAATTGGAGCTGCTATAGATATTCATAAGGAATTAGGACCAGGACTTTTGGAATCTGCTTATCAAACTTGTTTGGGTTATGAACTTCGATCAAAAGGTTTGGAGGTGAAAAGGGAATTAAAATTACCTGTTGTTTATAAAGAATTGGAACTTGACCAAGGATATAGAATAGATTTACTGGTAAATAATAAGTTGGTTATTGAAACCAAAACTGTAGAGGCCTTGAATGATGTCCATTTAGCACAAATTCTTACTTACATGAAATTTGGGAATTATAGGACTGGTCTCCTACTAAATTTTCATGTCAAACGAATGGTGGAAGGTATAAAACGGGTAGTACTTTAA
- a CDS encoding nucleotide sugar dehydrogenase: MSTQILPLTQSKIAVIGLGYVGLPLAVELAKKYSVIGYDIKKERVKELKEGKDHTLEVEESDLQRVLKENRHSFLPSSNVKDIQNCNIYIVTVPTPIDDIKRPDLRQLKKASKAVASVLKKGDLVIYESTTYPGCTEEDCVPVLEKGSGLKYNLDFYCGYSPERINPGDKVNTLVSIKKVTSGSTPEVANYVDELYASIIEAGTHKASSIKVAEASKAIENAQRDVNISFVNELALIFDRLGIDTTEVLEAAGTKWNFLKYKPGLVGGHCIGVDPYYLAHKAEQLGYHPAVILSGRRVNDNMGMFVANKVVKLLINRGKVVKGSKALILGFTFKENCPDIRNTRVIDIYKELIQFGLDVSVYDPWASCKEVREEYGLNLTPPQALGQYDAIILTVGHEEFKQLDWDAIKANGHTVIFDTKSFLPKEMVDGRL, translated from the coding sequence ATGAGTACACAAATTTTACCCTTAACTCAATCCAAAATAGCCGTAATCGGCTTGGGATATGTTGGCTTACCATTGGCTGTGGAGTTGGCAAAGAAATATTCTGTGATAGGATATGATATTAAAAAAGAAAGGGTAAAAGAATTAAAGGAGGGAAAAGATCATACACTGGAAGTTGAGGAATCTGATCTCCAGAGAGTATTAAAGGAAAATAGGCATTCGTTTTTGCCTTCTTCAAATGTTAAAGATATTCAAAATTGTAACATCTATATTGTTACTGTTCCTACCCCGATTGATGATATCAAAAGGCCGGATTTAAGACAACTAAAAAAAGCCAGTAAAGCAGTAGCTAGTGTTTTGAAAAAAGGAGATTTGGTGATTTATGAATCCACCACCTACCCAGGGTGCACTGAAGAAGATTGCGTTCCGGTTTTAGAAAAAGGATCAGGTTTAAAATATAATTTAGATTTTTATTGTGGTTACTCACCGGAAAGGATAAACCCTGGGGATAAAGTCAATACTTTGGTAAGCATTAAAAAAGTGACTTCCGGTTCTACTCCTGAAGTAGCTAATTATGTTGATGAACTATATGCTTCCATTATTGAAGCAGGAACCCATAAAGCAAGCTCAATTAAGGTGGCTGAAGCCTCAAAAGCCATTGAAAATGCACAAAGGGATGTGAATATTTCATTTGTTAATGAATTGGCTTTAATCTTTGATCGATTGGGAATTGATACCACAGAAGTGCTCGAGGCTGCAGGTACAAAATGGAATTTTTTAAAATATAAACCAGGCTTGGTAGGAGGTCATTGTATTGGAGTGGATCCCTATTATTTGGCCCATAAAGCAGAACAACTTGGGTATCACCCCGCGGTTATCCTATCAGGGAGACGTGTCAATGACAATATGGGGATGTTTGTGGCCAATAAGGTAGTTAAACTTTTGATAAACCGGGGTAAGGTTGTAAAAGGAAGTAAAGCCCTTATTTTAGGATTTACTTTTAAAGAAAACTGTCCTGATATCCGTAATACCCGGGTCATCGATATTTATAAGGAATTAATCCAATTTGGCTTAGATGTATCTGTTTATGATCCTTGGGCTTCCTGCAAGGAAGTACGTGAAGAGTATGGACTAAACTTAACTCCACCTCAAGCCTTAGGACAATACGATGCTATAATATTGACGGTGGGCCATGAAGAATTTAAGCAATTGGATTGGGATGCCATTAAAGCCAATGGCCATACGGTGATTTTTGATACCAAATCCTTTTTACCCAAAGAAATGGTCGATGGGAGGTTGTAG
- a CDS encoding Wzz/FepE/Etk N-terminal domain-containing protein gives MNNTQNQNTPNNDDEIDLLALAKTVWNKRKLVFRIVGLFIVLGLLVALLSPKEYTASSTYIPQTSEGGKAGGSLGGLASLAGINLGGVSSGSEIPPSLYPKIVNSIPFKMEMLKAPLKFEGIDQEITYQEFYEDYYSPGVLSYIKKLTIGLPGLIIGSIKGDQKEVIKGEGKEKIISITEEQLEHFKRMEGQITISFNDEEGFVQLSTTMPEPLASAQLAKYAESLLQKEVIAYKIQNAREQLKFTQERYQEKKEEFEAIQAHLARFRDQNQNIASSVARNQLEKLEAEYNLAFGVYSELAKQLENAKLQVSKDTPIFSVIQPVTVPAEKSAPKRPLILVIFTILGVVIALGAVFGREYLQNVKEEWNNETLNVNG, from the coding sequence ATGAACAACACACAAAATCAAAACACCCCAAACAACGATGACGAAATAGATTTGTTGGCTCTGGCCAAGACCGTTTGGAATAAAAGGAAGTTAGTCTTCCGTATCGTTGGACTTTTTATTGTTTTGGGATTATTGGTGGCATTACTTTCACCTAAGGAATATACAGCCAGTTCTACTTATATTCCCCAAACTTCTGAAGGAGGAAAGGCTGGTGGAAGTCTTGGCGGATTGGCTTCCCTGGCAGGGATTAATTTAGGGGGGGTAAGTAGTGGTTCTGAAATTCCGCCCTCTTTATATCCCAAAATCGTCAATAGCATTCCTTTTAAAATGGAGATGTTAAAGGCACCGCTTAAATTTGAGGGGATTGACCAAGAAATTACCTATCAGGAATTTTACGAAGATTATTATTCTCCTGGGGTTTTAAGTTATATCAAAAAGTTAACTATTGGACTACCAGGATTGATTATAGGTTCCATTAAAGGGGATCAAAAGGAAGTAATTAAAGGTGAAGGGAAAGAAAAAATTATTTCTATCACCGAAGAACAATTGGAGCATTTTAAACGAATGGAAGGACAAATCACCATTTCCTTCAATGATGAAGAAGGGTTTGTTCAACTTTCAACCACCATGCCGGAACCTTTGGCTTCTGCCCAATTGGCGAAATATGCCGAAAGCTTATTACAAAAAGAGGTGATTGCTTATAAAATTCAAAATGCAAGGGAGCAATTGAAATTCACCCAAGAACGTTACCAGGAAAAAAAGGAAGAGTTTGAGGCGATTCAGGCCCATTTGGCTCGTTTTAGAGACCAAAATCAAAATATAGCAAGTTCAGTGGCCCGTAACCAATTAGAAAAACTGGAAGCAGAATATAACCTGGCATTTGGTGTATATTCGGAATTGGCCAAGCAATTGGAAAATGCAAAACTCCAAGTAAGTAAGGATACCCCAATATTTTCTGTGATACAGCCGGTGACAGTTCCTGCAGAAAAATCTGCTCCTAAACGGCCTTTGATATTAGTGATTTTTACCATCTTAGGAGTAGTGATTGCTTTGGGAGCTGTATTTGGTAGGGAGTATTTGCAAAATGTTAAGGAGGAGTGGAATAATGAAACGTTAAATGTTAATGGTTAA
- a CDS encoding four helix bundle protein, with the protein MRVNTFEELEIWKEARELSKFIRKQTKLSPFCRDFRFCAQINSASGSIMDNIAEGFERDGNKEFIQFLYIAKGSCGEVRSQSYRALDAEFISLNDHREIMNHTESIKYKINGLINTLKNSGGKGYK; encoded by the coding sequence ATGAGAGTAAATACTTTTGAGGAATTAGAAATTTGGAAAGAAGCAAGAGAATTGTCAAAGTTTATCAGGAAGCAAACTAAATTGAGCCCATTTTGTAGGGATTTTAGATTTTGTGCTCAGATTAACAGTGCTTCCGGGTCTATCATGGACAATATTGCAGAAGGTTTTGAACGCGATGGAAACAAGGAGTTTATTCAATTCTTGTATATCGCTAAAGGCTCGTGTGGAGAAGTTAGGTCCCAGTCATATCGAGCACTTGATGCTGAATTTATTAGTTTGAATGATCATAGGGAAATCATGAACCATACGGAAAGCATCAAATACAAAATCAATGGTTTAATAAATACATTAAAAAATAGTGGTGGGAAAGGGTATAAATAA
- a CDS encoding SLBB domain-containing protein, with amino-acid sequence MVFEIKKLLLTCILLFSIITLHAQSLSDIQNVNVDELSDAQIEMIVKKAEEQGVNKAEIPSMAEQRGMPAVEASKLATRINQLGTATRDTMNSSKGQTQRTIEGAVFSDNGSSKDLSEEQKKIYGFSLFHNKKLDFSPNLNIPTPMDYTIGTGDQLLIDVYGDSQQSYSLTVNPEGRIYIPNVGPLSIGGSSIQAATARIKSKLSNTIYSDLSSNNPGTFLQVRLGNIRSIQVSMVGELSSPGNYTLPSFASVFNALYAAGGPNEQGSFRKIKVFRNSREIAEVDVYDFLTQGDQQQNIRLQDNDVIMVPSYQTRVEIKGPVKRPGLFEIKQGESVADLIFFAGGFGSNAYPEKITVRRVSDNARKVADIGRTQFENFSIQDGDIFMVGEKLSRYENRVQISGAVYRPGEFALEPGMSIKDLIQQAEGLKGEAFLNRATLYRTQEDLTLEIVPVNVAEVVNGEAGDIPLKREDVLHIPSKYDIREEYYVKITGEVNKPGAFAYGENMSVEDLVLKAGGLKESATNAYIEVARRSNGEQDGQVAEIMTVDIDEDLQINDGDKDLTLQPFDHVIIRRNPHFEREKLVRVEGEVFYPGQFAIAHTDERISDLLKRAGGINEYAYPKGATLIRRTEFFNGPTDNELRAQNLQQVKNNLKKEDGKNTEAEINILSRIDEKIGEKGGDLANQDENLISDEYKASRLKEVTSADSTRMAEIKIKTTEMVGIDLDYIMANPGSEQDLILHEGDILSIPKQLQTVRMRGEVLFPTTARFEGKHSFRDYIAKSGGFTDNARKAKAYVVYPNGDVAKTKKILFFNNYPEVEPGSEIIIPQKPVREGLSATNWIGVASSLATLAILVDRLAQ; translated from the coding sequence ATGGTTTTTGAAATCAAAAAACTTCTTTTAACCTGCATATTATTGTTTTCAATAATAACCTTGCATGCCCAATCTCTCTCCGACATTCAAAACGTCAACGTCGATGAGCTTTCCGATGCTCAGATCGAGATGATTGTTAAAAAAGCGGAAGAACAAGGGGTCAACAAGGCTGAAATCCCTTCCATGGCAGAACAAAGAGGAATGCCGGCAGTGGAGGCCAGTAAATTGGCTACCCGGATCAATCAGTTGGGTACCGCCACAAGGGATACTATGAACTCTTCAAAAGGTCAAACCCAACGAACGATTGAAGGGGCTGTTTTTAGTGATAATGGAAGTTCCAAAGACTTGTCAGAGGAACAGAAGAAAATTTATGGTTTTTCCTTATTCCATAATAAGAAACTTGATTTTTCCCCCAATTTAAATATTCCGACCCCCATGGATTATACCATTGGTACTGGAGATCAATTGTTGATAGATGTCTATGGAGATTCCCAGCAATCCTACAGCTTGACCGTCAATCCGGAAGGAAGGATTTATATTCCCAATGTAGGGCCTTTATCCATAGGTGGATCCAGTATCCAGGCGGCTACCGCAAGGATAAAAAGTAAATTAAGCAATACGATTTACTCCGATTTGTCCAGCAATAATCCAGGTACTTTTTTGCAGGTCAGATTAGGCAATATCCGGTCCATTCAAGTGTCCATGGTAGGGGAGTTAAGCAGTCCGGGTAACTACACTTTACCGTCCTTTGCCTCTGTTTTTAATGCATTATATGCCGCGGGTGGACCTAATGAACAAGGCTCCTTTAGAAAAATAAAGGTATTTAGAAATTCCCGTGAAATTGCGGAAGTGGATGTATATGATTTCCTGACCCAAGGTGATCAGCAACAGAATATCCGATTGCAGGACAATGATGTGATCATGGTTCCTTCTTATCAAACCAGGGTAGAGATTAAGGGTCCAGTCAAAAGACCAGGGCTTTTTGAAATCAAGCAGGGGGAAAGTGTTGCTGATTTGATTTTCTTTGCTGGTGGATTCGGGAGCAATGCCTATCCAGAAAAAATCACTGTAAGAAGGGTTTCGGATAATGCCCGCAAGGTAGCGGATATAGGAAGAACCCAGTTTGAAAATTTCAGTATCCAGGATGGAGATATTTTTATGGTGGGTGAAAAGTTATCCCGTTATGAAAATAGGGTGCAGATTTCAGGGGCCGTTTACCGGCCTGGGGAATTTGCCTTAGAACCGGGCATGAGCATCAAGGATCTGATCCAGCAAGCAGAGGGTTTAAAAGGGGAAGCCTTTTTAAACCGGGCCACGCTTTACAGAACCCAGGAAGACTTAACCCTTGAAATTGTTCCTGTAAATGTGGCCGAAGTAGTTAATGGTGAAGCGGGGGATATCCCCCTGAAAAGGGAAGATGTATTGCATATCCCAAGCAAATACGATATCCGGGAAGAATATTATGTAAAGATTACTGGTGAAGTAAATAAACCTGGAGCTTTTGCTTATGGGGAAAATATGAGCGTGGAGGATCTGGTACTGAAGGCAGGAGGATTAAAGGAATCAGCCACCAATGCCTATATAGAGGTGGCCAGAAGATCCAATGGAGAGCAGGATGGGCAAGTAGCGGAGATTATGACGGTTGACATTGATGAGGATTTACAAATCAATGATGGAGATAAAGATTTGACCCTCCAACCATTTGACCATGTGATCATACGAAGAAATCCACATTTTGAAAGAGAAAAGCTTGTAAGAGTGGAAGGAGAGGTCTTCTACCCAGGACAATTTGCTATTGCTCATACTGATGAAAGGATTTCAGATTTATTAAAAAGGGCAGGAGGAATAAATGAATATGCTTACCCTAAAGGAGCTACTTTAATTCGAAGAACTGAATTTTTCAATGGCCCAACCGATAATGAATTAAGGGCCCAAAATCTTCAACAGGTGAAAAACAACCTAAAAAAAGAAGATGGTAAGAATACAGAAGCAGAGATAAATATTCTATCTCGTATTGATGAAAAAATTGGTGAGAAAGGGGGGGATTTGGCCAATCAAGATGAAAATTTAATTTCTGATGAATATAAAGCCAGCCGGTTAAAAGAGGTGACTTCCGCAGATTCAACACGAATGGCGGAAATTAAAATTAAGACTACCGAAATGGTGGGGATCGATTTGGATTACATTATGGCCAATCCAGGTTCGGAGCAGGATTTAATTTTACATGAGGGGGACATCTTAAGTATTCCCAAACAACTCCAAACCGTAAGAATGCGAGGAGAAGTGTTGTTCCCTACGACGGCAAGATTTGAAGGTAAACATAGTTTCCGGGATTATATCGCTAAATCCGGTGGCTTTACAGATAATGCCAGAAAAGCAAAGGCCTATGTAGTCTATCCCAATGGAGATGTAGCCAAAACCAAAAAGATATTGTTCTTCAATAATTACCCTGAAGTAGAACCAGGTTCCGAAATCATCATACCTCAAAAACCGGTGAGAGAAGGGCTTTCTGCTACGAATTGGATTGGGGTGGCATCCAGCTTGGCGACGTTGGCCATACTTGTGGATCGGTTGGCGCAATAA
- a CDS encoding four helix bundle protein produces MSRQNIIIEKTFAFSEKILDVYFFLRERKHYRLAEQIVGAGTSIGANVEEAQSAHSRKDFISKMVIAAREARESRYWLKLFNREELLKGHSNIEFLLNEIDQIISILNSIIKSSRE; encoded by the coding sequence ATGTCCAGACAAAATATAATAATTGAAAAGACTTTTGCTTTTAGTGAAAAGATTCTTGATGTGTATTTTTTCCTAAGAGAAAGGAAACATTATCGACTTGCTGAGCAGATTGTAGGGGCTGGAACTTCTATTGGAGCAAATGTGGAAGAAGCACAATCTGCTCATTCTAGAAAAGATTTTATTTCAAAGATGGTCATAGCAGCAAGGGAGGCCAGGGAATCAAGATATTGGTTAAAGCTTTTTAACCGGGAAGAATTATTAAAAGGTCATTCCAATATAGAATTCCTTTTAAATGAAATAGACCAAATTATTTCAATTCTCAATTCAATAATTAAATCTTCAAGAGAATAA
- a CDS encoding GIY-YIG nuclease family protein: protein MGKPNGTHNYFVYILTNKRKTVLYTGMTNDLVDRLYYHNNPSPNSKSFTAKYNCKFLIYWERFQLVDHAIQREKEIKCWRREKKVALINSFNPEWNFLNEEVG, encoded by the coding sequence ATGGGGAAACCAAATGGAACTCATAATTATTTCGTGTACATCCTGACCAATAAAAGAAAGACGGTTTTGTACACTGGGATGACCAATGATTTGGTAGACAGGTTATACTATCATAATAACCCTTCACCAAACAGTAAATCATTTACCGCAAAATATAATTGTAAGTTTCTAATTTATTGGGAAAGATTTCAATTAGTAGATCATGCGATTCAAAGGGAAAAGGAGATAAAATGCTGGAGAAGGGAAAAAAAGGTGGCACTGATTAATTCCTTTAATCCTGAATGGAATTTTCTAAATGAGGAAGTGGGGTAG